One genomic segment of Motacilla alba alba isolate MOTALB_02 chromosome 1A, Motacilla_alba_V1.0_pri, whole genome shotgun sequence includes these proteins:
- the LOC119708621 gene encoding LOW QUALITY PROTEIN: uncharacterized protein LOC119708621 (The sequence of the model RefSeq protein was modified relative to this genomic sequence to represent the inferred CDS: deleted 1 base in 1 codon) has product MSQPFRIFGLMMMVYPEPKGLQGDDGNDGDDDDGEESGNSSHSDVPSPLCKSSNSTDENQTEDLGEPKFFLTPGDSYMVKDKQVGLAKPALELEEEDREFQEPFYKDMGTSDSLAGDEEPSPTHHLPGHQRLPALQKAGTAPSGFHDSFQHSSGQHLGTEATATQAHASDHYVGPPESTTGVEPHMLREEDSEDREDRESLCLQPTYDTLWQENSILRSENRMLRNANVVLAAENFTLRQAFKELKKDRAVLMGEDFVLREEYDALREQYDRLGGENAALRKDNAMVERMFQTFQNNLKRQACVVASLQDRLKTNQAEREREVQELQSLVRETECHLQLTTQRALNAETNVERLKQKIFILQGQLERCKLENENLRMDWPEAVKHNLDFNRQNPHKLIMGKDASLRQFLSQKCCPLLLRSLNPPEKFSDFKQGKICECSSV; this is encoded by the exons ATGTCGCAGCCATTCCGCATCTTTGGGCTAATGATGATGGTCTACCCAGAACCTAAAGGCTTGCAAGGTGATGACGGcaatgatggtgatgatgatgacgGTGAAGAATCAGGGAACTCCTCCCATTCTGACGTTCCTTCACCCTTGTGCAAGAGCAGCAACAGCACAGATGAAAATCAGACAGAGGATCTGGGAGAACCCAAATTTTTCCTAACTCCTGGGGACTCTTACATGGTGAAAGATAAACAGGTGGGGTTGGCCAAGCCTGCGCTGGAGCTTGAGGAGGAAGATCGGGAGTTTCAGGAACCATTTTACAAAGACATGGGAACGTCTGACAGCTTGGCTGGAGATGAGGAGCCCAGCCCGACccaccaccttcctgggcaTCAGAGGTTGCCTGCCCTCCAAAAGGCCGGTACAGCACCAAGTGGCTTCCATGACTctttccagcacagctcaggccagcacctggggacagaggcCACTGCCACACAGGCCCATGCCAGCGACCATTATGTGGGACCCCCAGAGAGCACCACGGGAGTGGAGCCCCACATGCTGCGTGAGGAGGACAGCGAGGACCGTGAGGACAGAGagtccctgtgcctgcagccaaCCTATGACACGCTGTGGCAGGAGAACAGCATCCTCAGGTCAGAGAACAGAATGCTCAGGAATGCAAACGTCGTGCTCGCGGCGGAGAATTTTACACTCAGGCAGGCATTCAAAGAGCTCAAGAAGGACAGGGCTGTACTCATGGGGGAGGACTTTGTGCTCAGGGAGGAATACGATGCGCTCAGGGAACAGTATGACAGGCTCGGGGGTGAGAATGCTGCACTCAGGAAGGACAATGCCATGGTCGAGAGAATGTTTCAGACCTTCCAGAACAACTTGAAGAGACAGGCGTGTGTGGTGGCAAGCCTGCAGGATCGGCTGAAGACCAACCAGGCTGAGCGAGAGAGGGAAGTCCAAGAGCTCCAGTCCTTAGTCCGGGAGACTGAGTGTCATCTTCAGCTGACAACCCAGAGGGCTCTGAATGCCGAAACAAACGTGGAGAGGCTGAAGCAGAAGATCTTTATTCTCCAAGGACAGCTGGAGAGATGCAAGCTGGAGAATGAAAATCTGAGAATGGACTGGCCTGAA GCAGTGAAGCACAACTTAGACTTCAACAGGCAAAACCCCCACAAGCTCATAATGGGCAAAGATGCCTCCCTCAGGCAGTTCCTGTCTCAGAAATGCTGCCCATTGTTACTGAGGTCCTTGAATCCACCAGAAAAATTCTCCGATTTTAAGCAGGGAAAGATCTGTGAGTGCAGTTCTGTGTGA
- the KCNJ4 gene encoding inward rectifier potassium channel 4 codes for MTERAMGSVRVNRYSIVSTEEDGHKVSTLGSMNGHSRNGKGHAPRRKHRNRFVKKNGQCNVYFANLSNKSQRYMADIFTTCVDTRWRYMLMIFSAAFLVSWLFFGFLFWCIAFFHGDLNAPAVAGSPSLLKPCIMHVNSFLGAFLFSVETQTTIGYGFRCVTEECPLAIMAVVVQSIVGCVIDSFMIGTIMAKMARPKKRAQTLLFSHHAVISVRDGKLCLMWRVGNLRRSHIVEAHVRAQLIKPYMTEEGEYLPLDQRDLNVGYDVGLDRIFLVSPIIIVHEIDEESPLYGIGKEELETENFEIVVILEGMVEATAMTTQARSSYLASEILWGHRFEPVVFEEKNHYKVDYSRFHKTYEVAGTPCCSARELQESKMTILPSPPPPSAFCYENELALVSQDEDEDDDEVDVVLGGNTKEEGGIIQMMDFGSHLDLERLQATLPLDTISYRRESAI; via the exons ATGACAGAGCGAGCCATGGGCAGCGTCCGAGTCAATCG GTACAGCATCGTCTCAACCGAAGAGGATGGACACAAGGTCTCTACGCTGGGCAGCATGAACGGGCACAGCCGGAACGGGAAGGGCCACGCTCCCCGGAGGAAGCACCGTAACCGCTTCGTGAAGAAGAACGGCCAGTGCAACGTTTACTTTGCCAACCTGAGCAACAAATCTCAGCGCTACATGGCCGACATCTTCACCACCTGTGTGGACACTCGCTGGCGGTACATGCTGATGATCTTCTCCGCCGCCTTCCTGGTCTCCTGGCTCTTCTTCGGCTTCCTCTTCTGGTGCATCGCTTTCTTCCATGGCGACCTCAATGCACCGGCGGTGGCAGGTAGTCCCTCTCTCCTCAAGCCCTGCATCATGCACGTGAACAGCTTCCTGGgggcttttcttttctcagtggAGACACAGACAACCATCGGGTACGGCTTCCGCTGCGTGACTGAGGAGTGCCCGCTGGCTATCATGGCAGTTGTGGTGCAGTCCATCGTGGGCTGCGTGATTGACTCCTTCATGATCGGCACCATCATGGCCAAGATGGCAAGGCCCAAGAAGCGGGCCCAGACCCTCCTCTTCAGCCATCATGCAGTCATCTCCGTGCGGGATGGCAAACTGTGTCTCATGTGGAGGGTGGGCAACCTGAGGAGGAGTCACATCGTGGAGGCCCATGTCCGAGCCCAGCTCATCAAGCCCTACATGACGGAGGAAGGGGAATACCTCCCCCTGGACCAGCGGGACCTAAATGTGGGCTACGATGTGGGTCTTGATCGTATATTTTTGGTCTCACCCATTATTATCGTTCATGAGATTGATGAGGAGAGCCCCCTCTATGGGATTGgcaaggaagagctggagaCGGAGAATTTTGAGATTGTGGTTATTCTGGAGGGGATGGTGGAAGCCACAGCCATGACCACACAGGCACGAAGCTCTTACCTTGCTAGTGAAATCCTTTGGGGTCATCGCTTTGAACCAGTTGTGTTTGAGGAGAAGAACCACTACAAAGTGGATTACTCGCGCTTTCACAAGACATACGAGGTAGCTGGCACACCTTGCTGCTCAGCCCGGGAGCTGCAAGAAAGCAAGATGACCATCTTACCTTCTCCACCACCTCCCAGTGCCTTCTGCTATGAGAATGAGCTGGCACTTGTCAGtcaagatgaagatgaagatgatgatgaagtGGATGTGGTATTAGGGGGAAACACCAAGGAGGAGGGAGGTATCATTCAGATGATGGATTTTGGAAGCCACCTGGACCTGGAGCGGCTCCAGGCAACTCTGCCTCTAGATACAATCTCATACCGCAGGGAGTCAGCCATCTAA